Within the Vagococcus carniphilus genome, the region ATTAACGAATAACTAAAGCCAGAGAGATAATTATTTGTTTGTCCAGCAATTTTTTTAAATGCCCCTCCAATCAGTGCAACACCCATAATATTAGAAAAATACATGACCATATTAATAATAGAAGAAGCTAATCCACTAAATTCAGCAGAAACATCAATTAATATGATTCCTATTAAAGGCGTTGTTGTTATTCCTAAAAATAGACCATATAGGAATAATAAAAATAAATTGAAAAAAGTAAATAAATCTGGTTGATATTTCAGGCTAAATATAAGTATTACCAGACTTCCAAGCATGCCTAAAACACCAAGTAGCAGTAATTGATTGCCAATTTTTTTTAACCAGTCAGCTGAGGCAATAGAAGCAAATGTAAATCCTATCCCTAACGGTAAAAAGATAAAACCAGTTTGAAAAACACTTTTTCCTAAACCAAGTTGTGCGTAGTACGTCATCAAAAAGAATAAACCAAACATACTCATATAAACACAAAAAACACTCGCAATTCCTCTTAAAAAATTAGGCTCTTGGAATACTGAAAAATCCACTAATACAGTTTGTTTTTTATTTAATCTTACTTTTTCTACTTTTCTAAAGAAAAACAGCAAAGCTAATCCGATTAAAATAATAACGACTGACGTGATATTTTTAAAATAAATGATTTGATAGACTAAAAGAAAACTACCTAAAACAAGTAAACTACTTCCTTTTACATCAACCGAATCTTTTGTGATAGGCTCTCTTTTAGGTATTAAAGAACTCATACAAAGAATCAAAAGACATACAGGTAAATTAAAAAAGAATATATTTCGCCAACCCAAGTTAAACAAATTAAGTTTCATAATAATACCGCCTAACAGCAGCCCAAAAGTAAAACCCAATCCAATTACCATTCCGTAAAGTGAAAATATAAAAGGTTGTCGGTCTTTAGAAAAACCTTCTCGCATTAAAACCATTACTTGTGGTTGAATTAAAGCCCCTGAAATCCCTTGACCAATCCGCACAAGAATTAAAACTGTTTCACTAGATGTTATACCGCCTATAATAGATAGTACAAAAAAGAAACTTATTCCTAATAATAAAATATTTTTTTGTCCCCAACGATTTCCAAAGAAACTACTTAAAATTAAAAAAGTAGCGAGTCCTAACGAGTAACCAGTTAAAATAAACTGAGCATCACTAAATGTAATACCTAATGTTTTTTGAATCTCTGGAAGGGCAACTTGTAACATATAAGTATTCAGTGAAATCATTAAGTTAGGTAAAAAAATAATACTTAGTCTCAGCCATTCCTTCTTAGTTAATTGCTTCATGTTTTTTCCTTCTTCCTACAATGTTACAATATACTGCTCTTTTGAACGTTCACTTTTCAAAATATCGACATCTATTTCAAATACTTCTTTAATATTAGCAACAGTCATGACCTCTTTTGTCTCACCAGCATATTGAACGCAGCCATCCTTTAACATATAAATGACATCACAAAAATCATAAGCTAAATTCAAATCATGGAGGACACTAACTGTCGTTAAATTCAATTCCTTAATTAATCGAAGTATTAATTTTTGTTGATAAGCATCCAAATGATTAGTTGGTTCATCTAAAATAAGTAGTTCAGGTGTCTGAACTAAACTTCTTGCTAAAAGAACTCGTTGTTTTTCCCCACCAGAAAGTGTTGAAAAATACTCATTTGTCTTATCCTCTAACTGAAGCAATTTGATGACTTCATTAATTAATTCTTTGTCGCTCTTTAACAGGCCTAATCGACCTTCGTTAAATGGATATCTTCCCATTTCGATAATCTCGTTTGTTGTAAAATCAAAGGGAAAATGATTCACTTGATGCATCATCGCCATTTTTTGAGCTAACTCATTTTTTGAATAACTCTTAATACTTTGATCTAAAAACTGAATGTCACCTTCTACTTCTTGGTGTAAATTAGCTAGACATTTCAGTAAAGTTGTTTTTCCACAACCATTCATTCCAATAATTCCAACAGACGTCTTTTTTTCAATTTTTAAATTAATATCCTTTAAAATTTTCTTGCCATCTTTAGCCTGAAAGCTCAAATGAGTTGCTTCTAGCATGATACTCCCCCCTGATTCTTGTATTTATCCAAAATAATCATAAAGAAAAGTGGGGCACCAATAAGAGAAGTGACAACCCCAATTGGTAACTCGCTATTTTTAACTACTATTCGAGCCAGACAATCTGCCCAAATAAGTAAAATACTTCCTAATAGTAAAGAAGTTATAATAACTAATTGATGTTTGTTTCCCACTAATTTTCTAGCTAAGTGGGGAACGATTAAACCAATAAAACCGATTACTCCCGTTTGCGAAACCAAAACCGAAGTCAATACAGCAGAAGCTAGCATTAATTTTCTTTGATAAATTTGACTCTCAATCCCTAAAGACTCTGCTTGTTCATTTCCTAAAAGAAGTAAATCTAACACATGAGATTGCTTGAAAAAATAAATCGTTAAAATTAATAATGTCCCAGCCATTAATCCCAAGCCTTGATTTCCAATCCCTACTAGACTTCCCATCGTCCAATACGTCGCACTTTTGACGTACTCTGAATTAGGAGCTTTGTAAATAAAAAGAGATGTCAATGCCTGGCAAACTGAATTAATCACTACACCAATTAAAATTAGAATAATTAGCTGATTTTTAAACCAATGGGATAACCTTAAAATTAAACAAGTTGTTAAAATACCACCTAAAAAAGCACTAAAGGCAATCATCACGGATAAATGACTCATTATTAGAGTTGGTAGAATAACAATAGCAAACGTAGCTCCAGCAGTTGCTCCTGACGAAACGCCTAAAATGTAAGGATCTGCTAATGGATTTTGAATACAAGCTTGCATAACTAAACCTGCTAAAGCAAGACCTGAACCAGTAATAGCCGCAGCCATAATTCTAGGCAGTCTTAATTTTAAAATAATAGCTAATTCAGTTGTGGAAAATGTGCCTTCATTTAAAGCTTGCCATGTATCTAACCAATTAATTTCAGAAAGCTTGATTTGACCAAGTAAAGGCGAAATCAAAAGACTAACTACCAATAACAAACATAGAATGCTAAACACACGGTAATTCTTTTTGCTCATCTCTTACTTCTCCTTGCTCTCAACCTTTAAAAAATCATAAATCTCTTGATAAACGTTAGAAATATTTTCATTCCCACGAATCACGTCATCATAATTCATTTCTAAAATTTCTTTGTTTTTGATCGCTACTACATTTTTTAAAGAATCATGTTCCAACCATTTTAAACTATCTTTTCCTCCTTCACTTGCCATAAATGACGTAAAGATAATTTTTTCAGGATTTATTTTGATTAAACTTTCATAGGACAAATTAACAACCTCTTCTCCTAAATCTAGATAATTACCATCTAGTTCTCTAACAACCTCATCTACTAAACTATATTCATCTGGATAGTAATAATAATTACCACGACCATCACTTGCAACAAATAGAATACTTTCTCTTCCTACTTTTTTCTTTTGGTCTGTTACTTTTTTGATAGACTCTTTTTGCTCTTTAATAAATCGGTCTGTCTTTTGATTCATGTTGAAAATATGACCTAGTTCTTCTATTTCTAAGAAGTAATTATCTGGACTGATTCCATTTTTATAATTAGATGTGGTACCAATTGCAATTCCTTGTTCATTCCAAAAATTAAAATCACCCAGTCGATCTTTTTGAAAGGCTGTTGAAATTCCATATATTAAATCAGGTTTTGATTTAACCACAGCTTCTTTAGATGGCCATTCTTTAGCTAAAACAGAGATGCCCTTTATTTTTTTATTGTTAACTGATTCTAAATAAGCTAACTTATCAATTTTTTCTTCTAAACCAAAATAAATTAAACGTTCCGCATTTTTCTCACCAATCACTAGCACTTTGTTTGGTGATTTTTTCACATGTTGTTCTACTTTTTTACCTTCAAGATTAAGTGTTTCAAAAGAGTAGCCATCTTTTGATTGATCTGCTTTTGTTGTTTCATGACAACCAGAAATAATAAAACATGTTACAATAAGAGACAAACTTACTAATAATTTTTTATACATTTTAAATAACCCCTTTAAATAATTGATTGGAGATAAACTTATGAGTCGAACTGTAAAATCAGCTGACGAGCGAAAAAAAGACATTATACAAACCGCTGAGAAACTTTTTATTGAGGAAGGCTACAATAATGTAACGACTTCGGCCATTGCTAAAAAAACTGGTGTGGCAAAAGGAACTCTTTTTTATCATTTTGAAACAAAAGATAATCTGGCAGATGCTGTTATTAAGTATCAATTAGCTCCCTTAAAGGAAACCTACCAACAAATTAATGCAAAAAAAGAGTGGTCTGCTCTTAAAAAAATGAGCTGGTTCTTCTTATCAGAATTAGATGATTCCTTACAGCATGTTTCTTCATTTAACTATTTAAAAAATGATGACAATGCCATTTTAAGACAGAAACTTAGAGTTCAAATGACAACCGATTTTGTTCCATTTATCGAAAACTGGTTAACTCAGGGAGTAAAAGAAGATATTTTCCAAGTAGATGATCCTCATTTGATGGCTGAATTTATTTTCACTTCCTTTCATTCATGGGTTGAAAACTCCTTATTTGGTGATGATTTGAAAACTCGAAACCATCGAATAAACTATGTGCTTCCGTTATACAATCAAATGCTTCATTTACCTCAAAACACATTTTCACCTGAAAATATGCGGAAATTAATACAATAAAAAAGAGAATGATAATCATTCTCTTTTAAAAGAATATCATTTGACTGACCGTCAGTCAAATGATATTTAAAAAGAAAACTCTCATTTTCTTTTTTTCTATTATTTACATGCTACCGCTTCTATCTCGACTTTCAATTTAGGATTAGCTAATGCCTTGATATAAAGTAAGGTCATTGCTGTTTCTTCCCCTTCTAAAAAGCTCGCTAAACATTCTTTCCTTATTTCTAAGTCAATTTCATCTACTAAAAAAATGGTTAATTTAGTCATATGTTTAACTTCCATTTCAGCTGCTTTTAAATTAGCTTTGACATTACTTAAAGCTAATTTAAACTGTTCTGCACCAGTCTCTGGTATATCACCTTCTTTTGTCATACCAATTTGACCTGAAATAGTTACCCATTTTAATGGCATTCCTGTGTTAATCACTTGGTGGACATAGGGACCTACTGGTGAATGAACAGTCATCGGATTACTTGTTTTCTTCATATTTTTTCTCCTTTATAAAAAAAGTAATCTGACATGTCTTAAACATATCAGATTACCCCTTATTTTTTATTCATAATCGTAGTCATAGTCGTAATCATAGTCATCTTCATAACCATAATCGTCTTCTTCATCTTCTCCTGCTAGAACCTCCAAATGGCGACTCATCAGTACATAAGCTTTTAATTGATTGAAAGTTCCTTCTTCAATTTTATACTTACGTGAGAATAGTTTAGGTGCAACTACATCTTCTTCAAATTTATTTTTAAATTTATTGAATTTTTTCATTTTTGGTGTAACAAATGTTTTAAATTCAATATCTTCAGTTTTATCTAAACGACGTTTTAATTTATCTAAATGTTCTTCATAGACAGCGAAATCTTTTTTAGATACTTTTTCCGTACCTTCTTCATCAGCACTATCTAATAGTTCTTCAACATCTTCTCGAACTGTCTCAGGATCATATCCGATTAAATCATCAACTTCACTATAACCATAATCATCATCTTCATATTCGTCTTCATAGTCGTAGTCATAATCGTAATCATCTTCATAGTCATCATCGTAGCCATAGTCATCTTCATATTCTTCGTCGTAATCGTAATCATCCTCTGAATCTTCTTCATAAGAATAATAAGATTCCTCTTCATATGCTACATCTTCAACTTCTGGTGATAGTTTCGCTTTTGTCTTAACTTCTGGTTTCTCAAGACTAGCTACTTCATTATCAATCTCTTGCTGAACAGGATCTACTGCTACAACAGGTGTTTGAATAATTTCTTCTAATGATGGGGCCGCGACTTCTTCAACTACTGGTGTAATAACTGGTGTTGGAATCATTGTTGCTTTTCTATTCTCCATACCAGCTAAACGTTGTTCCAAACGTTGATTTTCTTGTACGAGGCGCGAAATTTCTTGTTCTAACTGACTAGATTTTTCACGAGCATTCTTATAGTTTGTTTCTAATAATTGATAATTTTCTTGCCAACTTGTTTGTGTTTCTGTGTTAGTTGCCATTAATTTATCCACTAATTGCTGTTGTTGTTCTAATCGTTCTGATAAACGTTTAATTTCTTGCTCCTTATTTCTAGCAAATTGTTCTTTTTCAATATTAGCTTGTTGTAGAATACGATCTTTTTCTCGTTGTTCATCTGCTACACGAGATTCCCATTTCGTTACAACACGTTGTTGCTCTAAACCTGCTTGTTGCAAGTTTTGTTCTAGTGTCATCAAACGATCTTTTAATTGAATCAACTCATTTTGGCGTTCCATTTCCAACTGTCTACTTGTGTTATAAGCAGTAGCTAATTCTTCTTTTTCTGTCGCTACTTTTTGGAAACGAGCTTCCCACTCATGAGTTAATAGAGAATTTTCTGTTTCTAATTGTTTCAAACTTTCACGGGTTGTATTTAAATCACGAGTTGTTTGAACCAAATCTTGTTGCGTTTTATCTTCAAATACTTGATTTTCTTTCAAAACAGTTCTAAGTTCATTATTTTCATACTCAACTCGTTGTAATTTTTGAGTTAATTCTTCTTGAATATTTTCTTTTTCAAGGCTAATTTGACGCATTTCATTTTTAAATGCTTGAACTTGTTGTTTGTCATTTAATTCATTGTTTTGATAAGTAATTAAGTCTGATTTTAATAAATCATTTTCTTGAAGTAATTGTTCTACTTGAGAATTATTAGACTCTCTTAATTGATCGTAATCAGCTTGTAAACTAGTCACATAACGTTCATTATCTGATACGACATTTTGTAGTTGTTGGATTTCACGTTGCTTTTCTAATAGCTCTTGACTACTTTGACGCAACTTATAGTTCAAATCATCTAGTTGTTCTTGTAGTTGACGATAGCGTTCATCTGATTCTGCATCGCGAGAGTCTTTACCTTCTGAAAGTTCATTTAATGTTCTTTGTTGTCTTTCAATTTGAAGTGTTAAGTGACCAATTGTTTCTTTTTGATTCAACTCATCAGCCTTACTTTGTTGTAAAGCCATTTGCAAATCACTATTTTCTTTTTTCAATGTATTGAACCTTTCTCTTAAGTCCAATTCAACTCTTCGATGTGTCTTTTCAGCATCACTTAATTTTTGTTGTGCTAAAGAAGCTTGATTGCTTATGTGTTTACTTTCTGCACGAACACTTCTTCTTTCACTTGGTTTAGTTGATGTATTATTAGACACATTTTTAATTTCTTTTACTAATAAATCTGAAATTGTTTTTTTAATATTTCTAATTTGTGTATTAGAAAAGATATTTGATGAGTCAAAAGTCACATAAACCTCAATTGTGCCTCTTGATGAGATATCTACAAAAGCTCTCTCAATTTTATATAGAGGAAAAATTCTTTCCCACTCTTTAAATACTACTTGTGATGCTTCATCGATATCTTTTTGAGTTAAATGTCCTTCTCTATCTGACCATTTTAATAACAATTGGTTAGTAACTTCACTTTTATTTTGAAGTGGTACTAAAACGATACTTGAGGTATTTGGTTTTTTAACTTCTTCTTGATATATCTGAACATCTATGTTTAATTCATCCAAAAACATAGATACTGTCCCCCTTTCAGCAGTAAAACACTCCACTTATCTAATTAATTTTTTCAATACCTAATCATATTAATAGTAACCTTTTAACGACATTCTGTAAAGATATTTTAAACATATATCATAAAATTCATATAACAAACAACTTTTTTTAAATGATATTAACAATCAAAAAAGTCTAGAACCTTTTCAGATTCCAGACTTACTAAAAAAATTTATTTTTTTAATTTACACGAACAGCGTCTGCGTTAATATAACCAATCCATTTTTGATTATCATATAATGAATAGTACGTATTACCGTTTACATGCTCATAGCGTCCTTTAGCTTTAAACGTTTGACCATATACATTGACACTTTTCTCTTTTACTTTCCAATCAAAATTAGAGTATATATTATAATTTTTACTTGTAATTGTCACATAACGGCCATCTGCGATATATGGTCCTTCTGCTGCTGTAATTTGACCAGCTTTAGCATCAAGGTATCCTTGCCATTTACCATTTGTATCATACAGTGAATAGTAAGTGTTGCCATTTACGTGTTCATATCGGCCACGTGCTTTGTAAATTTTGCCATATAAATTATCCGATGTATTTTTCTTATCTTCCTTAAATGATTGCCATACATCAAATCCTTTTTCTGTTACTTTAAAGTAACGGCCATCTGAGATATAAGGACCTTGTGGGCTAGTAATTTTAGTTGTTGCTCCTGATTCTAAATAGCCATACCATGCACCCTTACTATCGTATAAAGAGTAGTAAGTTGTTCCATTTACATGGTTATATTTTCCACGAGCTTGGTAGACTTTATCAAATAAAATATCACTAGTTGATTTTTTTGCCCAATTAAAGTTTTCATAAACATCGATACCTTTTTTAGTTACTTTTACATAACTACCATCTTTAATATAGTCACCTTCTGGTTTAGAAGCGTTTGTTGCGTCAGCATTAAGATAACCTTGCCATACGCCTGACAAATCATATAAAGAAAGATAAGTACTACCATTTGCGTGCTCGTAACGGCCTCTAGCTTCCAATGTCGTACCCATTAATTCATCACTACTATTACGGTATTTCCAATTGAAATTCGACCAAACACTATAACCTTTTTTATTAACAGTCACATAGCGTCCATCTTTAATATAAGGTCCTTCTGGTTTTGTTACGACACTAACTGCCTTAGCATCAATGTAACCTTGCCATTTACCTTGATTGTCATAAAGTGTGAAATACGTATTGCCATTAATATGTTCGTAACGCCCACGTGCTTGGAATGTATTACCCTTTAAGACGTCACTAGTATTTCGAATAGTCCATTTGAAATCTGAATAAACATTATATCCTAATTTATCAACTTTAACATAACGACCATCTGAAATATAATTTCCTTGAGGTTCGGCTTCTGTGGTTGCACCTGCATTAATATAGCCATACCAAGTACCTTTTACATCATATAATGAATAATAGGTATCACCATTAAAGTGTTCATATCTACCTCGTGCTTGGAGAGTTTGACCATAAATGGCATCACTTGATCCACGTTTTTTCCAATTAAAGTTTGACCAAGTACTATAGCCCTTTTTATTGATTTTAACGTAGCGTCCGTCTGAGATATAATCTCCTTGGTTTTCTCCATCTCCTACAGCATTAGCATTGATATACCCATACCATTTACCTTTTGAATCATACAATGAATAATAGGTATTTCCGTTAAAATGTTGGTATTTACCACGTGCTTTAAATGTTTTACCATAGATATCTTGACTTGGATGTCTTTCATCCCAGTTAAAATTTGACCAACTACTATAATTTTTACGATTCACTTTCACAATACGACCATCTGAAATATATGGTCCTTCTGGAGTTGTATTAGTTGTTGCATCAGCGTTTATATAACCTTGCCAAACATTTTTGTTATCAAATAATGAGTAATATGTATTACCATTAGCATGCTCATAACGTCCACGTGCTTCTAATGTTTGTCCGTATAATTGTGAGCTAGTTGTTTTTTTCTTCCAATCAAAATTAGAATAAGTATTGTAGCCTTTTTTACTAATCTTCACGTATCTACCATCTTTAATATAAGGTCCTTGTTTTACCTTTTTATAATGATGGAAAACAACTTGTGCTTCTTCATTGTAACTAGCTTCTAAATCGCCACTAACAAAAGCGTATCCTGTAATGTCTTGTTTATCTAAAGTAACTTTGTCGCCTTCTTTGACTGTGTAAGAAACTGGTTTCTTTATTTCTTTTTCGTTTTCATCAATGTATTTAACAGTGACTTTACTTGTTTTGATTTCTTTTTTGTACTCAAATGTTAAAGTTTGATCTGCTTCAGTATATGAGCCTTCTGAGTTACCTTCTTTAACTTTACTAAATGTGAACCCTTTGATTTCTTTAGGTTTCACTTTAAATTCTTCTCCAACCTTACCAGTTAGTGTTTCTGCTGGTGAGATAACTTCGTTTTTCTCATTCACATAATTAACAACTAGTTTACCTTCTACAATAGGGGCTTCTTTTTTAGTATAAGTCAACGTTAAAACTTGCTCAGTTGCTGTAAAAGTTCCTTTTAATTCTTTATCAACTTCCTTAAAAGTATAGCCATCAATTTCTTTAGGTGTAATTTCAAAAGGTGAAGCTAACTCTCCTTTGAATGTATCACTTTGAAAAATTTCAGTACCTGATTCATCCACATATTTAACAATAACAGGTTTAGATTCTTCTACTGGAGCAGTTGCAGTCGTTGTTGTTGAAGCTGAGTCTTCCGCAAAAGCAGTACTAACACCCACTAATGGGGTTAAAACCATTGTCGATAATAAAACCGATGTTAATAATTTTTTCTTCATATCCAACTCTCCTCTTCTTTTTATTAATCTTCTCCTTTATTTTAGCACTTATTTACAAAAAAAACAGTTTTTATTCATACAGATCAAGTTGATATAATTCTTTAAATTTAGTATTTTCTTCTAATAATGTTTTAGGAGAACCGTCCATACTAATTTGACCATCTTCTAAAAAAATAATTCGATTAGCATAATGAGTTCCAACCAAGTGATGGGTAATCCATAAAACGGTCTTTCCTTTTAGCACCTCAAACACAGTTTCTAGTAATTGTTTTTCTGTCATTGGATCGAGTCCTATAGTTGGTTCATCAA harbors:
- a CDS encoding MucBP domain-containing protein; translated protein: MKKKLLTSVLLSTMVLTPLVGVSTAFAEDSASTTTTATAPVEESKPVIVKYVDESGTEIFQSDTFKGELASPFEITPKEIDGYTFKEVDKELKGTFTATEQVLTLTYTKKEAPIVEGKLVVNYVNEKNEVISPAETLTGKVGEEFKVKPKEIKGFTFSKVKEGNSEGSYTEADQTLTFEYKKEIKTSKVTVKYIDENEKEIKKPVSYTVKEGDKVTLDKQDITGYAFVSGDLEASYNEEAQVVFHHYKKVKQGPYIKDGRYVKISKKGYNTYSNFDWKKKTTSSQLYGQTLEARGRYEHANGNTYYSLFDNKNVWQGYINADATTNTTPEGPYISDGRIVKVNRKNYSSWSNFNWDERHPSQDIYGKTFKARGKYQHFNGNTYYSLYDSKGKWYGYINANAVGDGENQGDYISDGRYVKINKKGYSTWSNFNWKKRGSSDAIYGQTLQARGRYEHFNGDTYYSLYDVKGTWYGYINAGATTEAEPQGNYISDGRYVKVDKLGYNVYSDFKWTIRNTSDVLKGNTFQARGRYEHINGNTYFTLYDNQGKWQGYIDAKAVSVVTKPEGPYIKDGRYVTVNKKGYSVWSNFNWKYRNSSDELMGTTLEARGRYEHANGSTYLSLYDLSGVWQGYLNADATNASKPEGDYIKDGSYVKVTKKGIDVYENFNWAKKSTSDILFDKVYQARGKYNHVNGTTYYSLYDSKGAWYGYLESGATTKITSPQGPYISDGRYFKVTEKGFDVWQSFKEDKKNTSDNLYGKIYKARGRYEHVNGNTYYSLYDTNGKWQGYLDAKAGQITAAEGPYIADGRYVTITSKNYNIYSNFDWKVKEKSVNVYGQTFKAKGRYEHVNGNTYYSLYDNQKWIGYINADAVRVN
- a CDS encoding ABC transporter substrate-binding protein yields the protein MYKKLLVSLSLIVTCFIISGCHETTKADQSKDGYSFETLNLEGKKVEQHVKKSPNKVLVIGEKNAERLIYFGLEEKIDKLAYLESVNNKKIKGISVLAKEWPSKEAVVKSKPDLIYGISTAFQKDRLGDFNFWNEQGIAIGTTSNYKNGISPDNYFLEIEELGHIFNMNQKTDRFIKEQKESIKKVTDQKKKVGRESILFVASDGRGNYYYYPDEYSLVDEVVRELDGNYLDLGEEVVNLSYESLIKINPEKIIFTSFMASEGGKDSLKWLEHDSLKNVVAIKNKEILEMNYDDVIRGNENISNVYQEIYDFLKVESKEK
- a CDS encoding TetR/AcrR family transcriptional regulator, whose product is MSRTVKSADERKKDIIQTAEKLFIEEGYNNVTTSAIAKKTGVAKGTLFYHFETKDNLADAVIKYQLAPLKETYQQINAKKEWSALKKMSWFFLSELDDSLQHVSSFNYLKNDDNAILRQKLRVQMTTDFVPFIENWLTQGVKEDIFQVDDPHLMAEFIFTSFHSWVENSLFGDDLKTRNHRINYVLPLYNQMLHLPQNTFSPENMRKLIQ
- a CDS encoding MFS transporter, yielding MKQLTKKEWLRLSIIFLPNLMISLNTYMLQVALPEIQKTLGITFSDAQFILTGYSLGLATFLILSSFFGNRWGQKNILLLGISFFFVLSIIGGITSSETVLILVRIGQGISGALIQPQVMVLMREGFSKDRQPFIFSLYGMVIGLGFTFGLLLGGIIMKLNLFNLGWRNIFFFNLPVCLLILCMSSLIPKREPITKDSVDVKGSSLLVLGSFLLVYQIIYFKNITSVVIILIGLALLFFFRKVEKVRLNKKQTVLVDFSVFQEPNFLRGIASVFCVYMSMFGLFFLMTYYAQLGLGKSVFQTGFIFLPLGIGFTFASIASADWLKKIGNQLLLLGVLGMLGSLVILIFSLKYQPDLFTFFNLFLLFLYGLFLGITTTPLIGIILIDVSAEFSGLASSIINMVMYFSNIMGVALIGGAFKKIAGQTNNYLSGFSYSLIGVLLCLVLTGYYFKTTFIEEKKRSSSI
- a CDS encoding FecCD family ABC transporter permease; translated protein: MSKKNYRVFSILCLLLVVSLLISPLLGQIKLSEINWLDTWQALNEGTFSTTELAIILKLRLPRIMAAAITGSGLALAGLVMQACIQNPLADPYILGVSSGATAGATFAIVILPTLIMSHLSVMIAFSAFLGGILTTCLILRLSHWFKNQLIILILIGVVINSVCQALTSLFIYKAPNSEYVKSATYWTMGSLVGIGNQGLGLMAGTLLILTIYFFKQSHVLDLLLLGNEQAESLGIESQIYQRKLMLASAVLTSVLVSQTGVIGFIGLIVPHLARKLVGNKHQLVIITSLLLGSILLIWADCLARIVVKNSELPIGVVTSLIGAPLFFMIILDKYKNQGGVSC
- a CDS encoding RidA family protein, with the translated sequence MKKTSNPMTVHSPVGPYVHQVINTGMPLKWVTISGQIGMTKEGDIPETGAEQFKLALSNVKANLKAAEMEVKHMTKLTIFLVDEIDLEIRKECLASFLEGEETAMTLLYIKALANPKLKVEIEAVACK